A window from Candidatus Poribacteria bacterium encodes these proteins:
- the leuC gene encoding 3-isopropylmalate dehydratase large subunit, whose protein sequence is MTDGRAPRTLFAKIWDRHIVREDPSGTTILYIDLQLVHEVTSPQAFEGLRLTNRQVRRPDKTFATMDHNVPTTHRSLPILDAIAAQQIDTLAKNCRDFGVTLYDLHDPDQGIVHIIGPELGLTQPGSTIVCGDSHTSTHGAFGALAFGIGTSEVEHVLATQCLLQTKPSTFEIHVDGRLARGVTAKDLVLAIIGRIGTDGGTGSVVEYTGSAIRALSMEQRMTVCNMSIEAGARAGMISPDDTTFEYLAGRPHAPAGADWDAALERWRALPTDPDAEYDRRVTLDASKLVPQVTWGTNPGMVTDVTGVVPNPDDMPTADGRKATTRALEYMGLKPGTKISDIRPDLVFIGSCTNGRLSDLRAAAAVAKGRTVHPRVRAMVVPGSQQVKNAAEAEGLDRVFRDAGFEWRQAGCSMCLGMNPDTLLPGERSASTSNRNFEGRQGKGGRTHLVSPEMAAAAAIAGHFVDVRTWQ, encoded by the coding sequence ATGACGGACGGACGCGCCCCGCGGACGCTCTTCGCCAAAATCTGGGACCGCCACATCGTGCGGGAAGACCCCAGCGGAACGACGATCCTCTACATCGACCTCCAGCTCGTTCACGAGGTCACGTCCCCACAGGCGTTCGAGGGGCTGCGGCTGACGAACCGCCAGGTGCGCCGTCCCGACAAGACCTTCGCGACGATGGACCACAACGTCCCGACGACCCATCGGTCGCTCCCCATCCTCGACGCCATCGCCGCCCAGCAGATCGACACTCTCGCCAAGAACTGCCGCGATTTCGGCGTGACCCTCTACGACCTGCACGACCCCGACCAAGGAATCGTGCACATCATCGGACCCGAGCTCGGGCTCACCCAGCCCGGCAGCACGATCGTCTGCGGCGACAGCCATACCTCAACGCACGGGGCTTTCGGAGCCCTGGCGTTCGGCATCGGAACCAGCGAGGTCGAGCACGTCCTGGCGACCCAATGCCTCCTCCAGACGAAGCCGTCCACCTTCGAGATCCACGTCGACGGGCGTCTCGCGCGCGGCGTCACGGCGAAGGACTTGGTTCTCGCCATCATCGGACGCATCGGAACCGACGGCGGAACCGGCAGCGTCGTCGAATACACCGGGTCGGCGATCCGAGCCCTCTCGATGGAACAGCGCATGACCGTCTGCAACATGTCCATCGAGGCGGGAGCCCGCGCCGGGATGATCTCCCCCGACGACACGACCTTCGAGTATCTCGCGGGACGTCCGCACGCTCCTGCAGGAGCCGATTGGGACGCCGCCCTCGAACGCTGGCGCGCCCTCCCGACCGATCCCGACGCCGAATACGACCGACGCGTGACCCTCGACGCCTCCAAGCTCGTCCCGCAGGTCACCTGGGGAACCAACCCCGGCATGGTGACTGACGTTACGGGCGTCGTTCCCAACCCCGACGACATGCCCACCGCCGACGGACGCAAGGCGACGACTCGCGCGCTCGAATACATGGGGCTCAAGCCCGGCACGAAGATATCCGACATCCGTCCTGATTTGGTCTTCATCGGAAGCTGCACGAACGGTCGGTTGAGCGATCTGCGGGCGGCGGCGGCGGTCGCCAAGGGGCGCACGGTGCATCCGCGCGTGCGCGCGATGGTCGTCCCCGGCTCGCAGCAGGTCAAGAACGCCGCCGAAGCGGAAGGGCTCGACCGCGTCTTCCGCGACGCCGGCTTCGAGTGGCGTCAGGCGGGATGCTCCATGTGCCTCGGCATGAACCCGGACACGCTCCTGCCCGGCGAGCGGAGCGCCAGCACGTCCAACCGCAACTTCGAGGGCAGGCAGGGCAAGGGCGGCAGAACTCACCTCGTCAGCCCGGAGATGGCGGCGGCGGCAGCCATCGCCGGACACTTCGTCGACGTCCGAACCTGGCAGTGA
- a CDS encoding DUF2283 domain-containing protein, giving the protein MRATYDSDVDAFYLYLAEPESVSESEEVIQCIVLDCNDEKQIVGIEVLHASKRLPLAVLKAAEQITNCEADAAMLHSSPQRSLSRSGCGRSTASPADPADCSR; this is encoded by the coding sequence ATGAGAGCCACCTACGACAGCGACGTAGACGCCTTCTACCTCTATCTGGCAGAGCCTGAGTCCGTGTCGGAATCCGAGGAAGTGATCCAATGCATCGTCTTGGACTGCAACGACGAGAAGCAGATCGTCGGCATCGAAGTGTTGCATGCTTCGAAGCGGCTGCCGCTTGCCGTGCTCAAGGCGGCGGAACAGATCACCAACTGCGAGGCCGACGCCGCGATGCTCCACAGCAGTCCTCAGAGGTCACTATCGCGGAGTGGCTGCGGGCGTAGTACGGCATCTCCGGCGGATCCAGCCGACTGCTCTCGATAG
- a CDS encoding Gfo/Idh/MocA family oxidoreductase — MVPLRLGAIGVGGMGGGHVRAAAALSDDFKIAAVCDANKDTLVRAAAEHDATPYDSFDALCRHDGLDAVLITLPHVLYRDATLAALDAGLHVFKEKPVGRTLEDARILRDRARATGKRVMIAGQSKYTPAFRAAKELVEQGVLGSIFLATGLITYRWGGAVSGNWGWRGIFAQSGGVAVIDSGWHVLDALHWYRGMPSRVYATTGTMPAAPGGSYDVDDKAVLTFDYPDGGIGSVTVTFVAQPSEKRIVLYGTEGTLDITDSRVRHWSGDAATDVPLADPVDSLKAQMSHFAAWIRGETPPMSDIERGYEIQRIVSAAYQSAESGSAVRLLEGEA, encoded by the coding sequence ATGGTTCCGTTGCGCTTGGGCGCGATCGGCGTCGGCGGCATGGGCGGTGGACACGTCCGAGCTGCTGCCGCGCTCTCGGACGACTTCAAGATCGCCGCCGTCTGTGACGCGAACAAGGACACGCTCGTCCGCGCGGCGGCTGAGCACGACGCAACGCCCTACGACTCCTTCGACGCCCTGTGCCGCCACGACGGACTCGACGCCGTTCTCATCACGCTGCCGCACGTCCTCTACCGGGACGCGACCCTCGCCGCGCTCGATGCCGGGCTCCACGTCTTCAAGGAAAAGCCGGTCGGCAGAACCCTCGAGGACGCCCGCATTCTGCGGGATCGCGCCCGGGCGACCGGCAAGCGCGTCATGATCGCAGGGCAGAGCAAGTACACGCCCGCGTTCAGGGCGGCGAAAGAGCTCGTCGAGCAGGGCGTTCTCGGAAGCATCTTCCTGGCGACGGGGCTAATCACCTACCGCTGGGGCGGAGCCGTCTCCGGCAACTGGGGTTGGCGAGGCATCTTCGCGCAGTCGGGCGGCGTCGCCGTCATCGACTCCGGCTGGCACGTTCTCGACGCGCTCCACTGGTACCGGGGCATGCCCTCGCGGGTCTACGCGACGACCGGCACGATGCCCGCCGCGCCTGGCGGATCGTATGACGTCGATGACAAGGCGGTGCTGACGTTCGACTACCCGGACGGCGGGATCGGCTCCGTCACGGTAACCTTCGTCGCCCAGCCGTCCGAGAAGCGCATCGTCCTCTACGGAACCGAGGGAACGCTCGACATCACCGACTCGCGCGTGAGGCATTGGAGCGGCGACGCGGCGACGGACGTTCCGCTCGCCGACCCGGTCGATTCGCTGAAGGCGCAGATGAGCCACTTCGCGGCGTGGATTCGCGGCGAGACGCCGCCCATGTCGGACATCGAACGCGGCTACGAGATTCAGCGGATCGTCAGCGCCGCCTACCAGAGCGCCGAGAGCGG
- the leuD gene encoding 3-isopropylmalate dehydratase small subunit, translating to MDAFTVHRGLVTPLDSINVDTDQIIPKQFLKRIERTGFGQFLFYDWRFLDDGSPNPDFSLNDPRFQGASILLTRTNFGCGSSREHAPWALLDYGFRGIIAPSFADIFKGNCYKNGILPVELHEKVVADLFHQVAGTNGYELTIDLAEQAVIEPDSTRHAFDIDPFPKHCLLNGLDEIGWTLQFEEDIRRYERGAFAR from the coding sequence GTGGATGCCTTCACCGTCCATCGCGGGTTGGTCACCCCGCTGGACTCGATCAACGTCGACACCGACCAGATCATCCCGAAGCAGTTCCTCAAGCGGATCGAGCGCACCGGCTTCGGACAGTTCCTGTTCTACGACTGGCGGTTCCTGGACGACGGTTCGCCGAACCCCGACTTCTCGCTGAACGATCCGCGCTTCCAGGGCGCGTCCATCCTGCTGACGCGGACCAACTTCGGCTGCGGGAGCTCCCGCGAGCACGCGCCCTGGGCGCTGCTCGACTACGGCTTCCGGGGCATCATTGCGCCGTCCTTCGCCGACATCTTCAAGGGCAACTGCTACAAGAACGGCATCCTGCCCGTCGAGCTCCACGAGAAGGTCGTCGCCGACCTCTTCCACCAGGTCGCCGGAACGAACGGCTATGAGCTGACCATCGACCTCGCGGAGCAGGCAGTCATCGAGCCCGACAGCACGCGCCATGCCTTCGACATCGACCCGTTCCCGAAGCACTGCCTCCTGAACGGCTTGGACGAGATCGGCTGGACGCTCCAGTTCGAGGAGGACATCCGCCGATACGAGAGGGGCGCATTTGCCCGTTGA
- a CDS encoding NAD(P)-dependent oxidoreductase has protein sequence MDTLLITGGLGRIGTALCHQFKGEYRTRSFDLRPTSEADENAIGNITDIPTLVAACEGVKAIVHLAGIPGDAPFDLLLDTNIRGTYCVYEAARQAGVQRVVFASTNHVTGMWEHARVFTTPDMPVRPDSLYAVSKAAGEATARFFADRYGIASVCMRIGAFSPEDRPRGVRSLYMIASHRDFADIVRRAVESDVHFAIVNAYPGCPKAYADPSTCVSLLGATCQDNMEDWLAEYSEDERAEYAEVEWRHLSRDEMLEEWTRVPAPSKRRG, from the coding sequence ATGGACACCCTACTCATCACCGGAGGCTTGGGCAGGATCGGCACGGCGCTGTGCCACCAGTTCAAAGGGGAGTACCGCACGCGCTCCTTCGACCTCCGACCCACGTCCGAAGCCGACGAGAACGCCATCGGCAATATCACGGACATCCCGACCCTCGTCGCCGCGTGCGAGGGCGTCAAGGCGATCGTCCATCTCGCGGGGATCCCCGGCGACGCCCCCTTCGACCTGCTGCTGGACACGAACATCCGGGGAACCTACTGCGTCTATGAGGCGGCGCGTCAGGCGGGCGTCCAGCGCGTTGTCTTCGCCAGCACGAACCACGTGACCGGCATGTGGGAGCACGCCCGCGTCTTCACGACTCCCGACATGCCCGTCCGCCCCGACTCGCTCTACGCCGTCAGCAAGGCGGCGGGAGAGGCGACCGCGCGGTTCTTCGCCGACCGGTACGGGATCGCGTCCGTCTGCATGCGCATCGGCGCGTTCAGCCCCGAAGACCGTCCGCGCGGCGTCCGCAGCCTCTACATGATCGCCAGCCACCGCGACTTCGCCGACATCGTCCGGCGGGCGGTCGAGTCGGACGTCCACTTCGCCATCGTGAACGCCTATCCCGGCTGCCCGAAAGCCTACGCGGACCCGTCCACGTGCGTCAGCCTGCTCGGAGCCACCTGCCAGGACAACATGGAAGACTGGCTCGCGGAATACTCCGAGGACGAACGCGCCGAGTACGCCGAGGTCGAGTGGCGGCATCTGTCCCGCGACGAGATGCTCGAAGAGTGGACGCGCGTTCCGGCTCCATCGAAGCGCCGGGGGTAA